One Pichia kudriavzevii chromosome 3, complete sequence genomic window carries:
- a CDS encoding uncharacterized protein (PKUD0C02530; similar to Saccharomyces cerevisiae YJL096W (MRPL49); ancestral locus Anc_1.270), with product MFRRYFTTAVSAASSTAKKPADLLPLKFEHNIYATLKVHDRSYLVTKGDLVNLPFCMHEAQIGDIIEFNKVDVVGSRNFTYHVKDGIDTSKVTVTGVVVEKTKKPMQVKEVTKRRNRHTKHILSKHDLTVVRISELKINE from the coding sequence ATGTTTAGAAGGTATTTTACTACTGCAGTATCTGCTGCATCCTCAACTGCGAAAAAACCTGCAGACTTATTGCCTCTCAAATTTGAACACAATATCTATGCCACTTTAAAGGTCCATGATAGATCATATTTAGTTACAAAGGGTGATTTGGTTAACTTGCCATTTTGTATGCACGAGGCACAGATTGGTGACATTATTGAATTCAATAAAGTCGACGTTGTTGGATCCAGAAACTTCACTTACCATGTTAAAGATGGCATAGATACCAGTAAAGTCACAGTAACCGGGGTGGTTGTTGAGAAGACCAAAAAGCCAATGCAAGTGAAAGAAGTGaccaaaagaagaaatagacACACAAAACATATACTTAGTAAACACGACCTCACTGTTGTTAGGATCAGTGAACTCAAAATCAACGAATGA
- a CDS encoding uncharacterized protein (PKUD0C02510): MSSQDRFSPPSNCQDKSDNSNMKRPHSRTNSIVSSVSPRTSRLFPDQENPIEGLEKEQEGIVLKLLHEISALKEENKMLKSKMRSSTSLLSTNGSCDSTSSVSPVFPTDYTFNWSGGRDSASSLSSNSSQLSYPPQSSFMNQRRATVTTMTSLKRVPNSLSSQPSVFPQMGNRSRSGSLSIKSPVFPFFDADTTAVTAKRKSLSYPVTDQDPHIQGRLDNHLTKGHKRTISDKIKYSEETLVNNEAPPSSGLLIQQRR; the protein is encoded by the coding sequence ATGTCGTCCCAAGATCGGTTCTCTCCACCAAGCAATTGCCAAGACAAGTCAGATAACTCGAATATGAAACGTCCACATTCACGTACAAACTCCATAGTTTCTTCGGTCTCCCCAAGAACTTCACGTCTTTTCCCTGACCAAGAAAATCCAATTGAAGGTCTGGAGAAGGAACAAGAAGGTATTGTATTGAAACTACTGCATGAAATAAGTGCATTaaaggaggaaaacaaaatgttgaaatcaaagatgaGGTCTTCAACGTCATTGCTCTCTACAAACGGTTCATGTGATAGTACCAGTAGCGTGTCTCCTGTTTTCCCAACAGATTACACATTCAATTGGTCCGGTGGTAGAGATTCGGCATCCAGCCTATCGTCAAACTCCTCACAGCTATCTTATCCTCCACAGTCGTCTTTCATGAACCAAAGAAGGGCAACCGTCACTACAATGACCAGTTTAAAAAGGGTGCCCAACTCATTGTCGTCACAACCTTCGGTTTTCCCGCAGATGGGAAACAGATCAAGATCGGGGTCCTTGTCCATAAAGTCTCCTGTTTTCCCATTCTTCGATGCCGACACTACAGCCGTCACTGCGAAAAGAAAATCCCTTAGTTATCCGGTAACTGACCAAGATCCACACATCCAAGGTAGATTGGATAACCACTTGACCAAAGGTCATAAACGAACCATATCGGACAAAATAAAGTATTCCGAAGAAACGTTAGTCAATAACGAAGCTCCTCCAAGCTCTGGATTACTAATACAACAACGTAGATAA
- a CDS encoding uncharacterized protein (PKUD0C02540; Pfam Domains: MFS_1(3.1e-19)) has protein sequence MSWRSKAKKFAWQFFKIDDPVTLRDDYIDKTIDRERKPRQLSKWDRVNFLNAFNWYPSHYSAYEKRFLLKVDICVFLFLGASFFTKFLDNVNVGTAYVSGLKEDLDLHGNELNIFNTCYSVGYAVFQVPLTLLLTKHQFSRHLLLFCELAYGMMTLANAYVKTARQMYAVRFFVGVFEACSTPAAFVIMSSFFTEEELYQRAGLYGAFGTSGSASSGALQSKAREKLDGVAGLRGWQWQFIIDAVITFGIFLYGFFLFPGTPNSCKKFSLFSEDDMTFARNRLKHCVAIPQKFTWKTIKETLLTWQIYFATILWSLYSQCWYNNSPLLYMKSRPEHFTTTMVTNWNSYIHAVGVPMDILLSPIVQYYGMFIPVNFVFGVGYYCAIILVIWNVSQPLIMSAFFLTMMYKAALSQVLTAWFAVLCKDNVEKKAITIAWAQAFSYAVNAFGFPLQYNMKDSPRFKKGYIANLILIIATHIVFLFGMWMDKYDLKYFPKISGNRHTEYNGDEISCNESKVVSITEIDVEKDDMSIDVPNNLGSMNDSKTSF, from the coding sequence ATGTCCTGGCGTTCTAAGGCAAAGAAATTTGCATGgcagtttttcaaaatcgaTGATCCTGTAACATTGAGGGATGATTACATTGACAAAACTATTGACAGAGAAAGAAAGCCTAGACAGCTCTCAAAATGGGACAGAGTGAATTTTCTTAACGCTTTCAATTGGTATCCTTCACATTATAGTGCATACGAGAAGAGATTCTTGTTAAAAGTTGACATTTgcgttttccttttccttggAGCTTCCTTCTTTACTAAATTCTTAGACAATGTAAATGTTGGAACAGCTTACGTTTCTGGTTTGAAGGAAGATCTGGATTTGCACGGGAATGAATTAAATATCTTCAACACATGCTACTCAGTTGGATATGCGGTTTTCCAAGTTCCTCTAACTCTGCTGTTAACAAAACACCAATTCTCTAGACACTTACTTCTATTTTGTGAATTGGCTTATGGAATGATGACTTTAGCAAACGCGTACGTGAAAACAGCCAGACAGATGTATGCTGTTCgattttttgttggtgTATTCGAAGCTTGCTCAACACCTGCTGCTTTTGTCATAATGTCGAGTTTCTTTACCGAGGAAGAGCTTTATCAGAGAGCAGGACTTTATGGGGCATTTGGAACCTCAGGATCTGCAAGTTCCGGGGCATTGCAGTCCAAAGCAAGGGAGAAATTGGATGGTGTTGCAGGTTTGAGAGGTTGGCAATGGcaatttattattgatgCCGTGATTACTTTTGGCATATTTCTTTATGGTTTCTTCTTATTCCCAGGAACCCCTAATTCTTGTAAAAAGTTTTCCCTCTTCTCAGAGGATGACATGACGTTTGCAAGAAACAGATTAAAACATTGTGTTGCTATCCCTCAAAAATTCACGTGGAAAACTATCAAAGAGACATTGCTAACTTGGCAAATATATTTTGCCACTATCCTGTGGTCTTTGTACTCTCAATGTTGGTACAACAATTCACCCCTTCTTTATATGAAGAGCAGACCAGAACATTTCACTACCACAATGGTTACAAATTGGAATTCATATATACACGCTGTTGGTGTTCCGATGGACATTCTATTATCACCTATAGTCCAGTACTATGGTATGTTTATTCCCGTCAACTTTGTCTTTGGAGTTGGCTATTACTGTGCAATTATATTGGTGATATGGAATGTCTCTCAGCCTTTGATTATGTCTGCTTTTTTCCTAACAATGATGTACAAAGCGGCTTTATCACAGGTTTTAACAGCTTGGTTTGCGGTCCTATGCAAAGATAATgtcgaaaaaaaagcaatcACTATAGCTTGGGCTCAAGCATTTTCTTATGCAGTCAACGCATTTGGGTTTCCATTACAATACAACATGAAGGACTCACCTAGGTTTAAGAAAGGGTACATTGCAAATCTTATTCTTATCATAGCTACTCATatagtttttctttttggaatGTGGATGGATAAGTACGATCTAAAGTATTTTCCTAAAATCTCAGGTAACAGGCATACTGAGTACAACGGAGACGAAATTAGTTGTAACGAAAGTAAAGTCGTCAGTATTACTGAAATAGATGTAGAGAAAGATGACATGTCCATAGACGTTCCAAATAACCTCGGATCAATGAATGATTCTAAGACTAGTTTTTAG
- a CDS encoding uncharacterized protein (PKUD0C02520; similar to Saccharomyces cerevisiae YJL097W (PHS1); ancestral locus Anc_1.269), which produces MSEPVAPARSRHTKEEKVTQKTSTDPPTWLIGYNLLSGCLWSFVFLNVFATYLTFGNLLQTFELTHYWTTAIQCCAIIEVINAATGVVKSPVITTAMQVASRLLVVLGVWTVLPEASGNTSYAYLTVHFAWGVAEVVRYYYYANHLISQQRQAPGIAPPQVPKFLLWLRYNAFLVLYPMGISSECYMVYRAVGAALARGTSGFTAYALFLCIVLIAYVPGTVVLFSHMLHQRAKQQKTLKTKKVDSKSE; this is translated from the coding sequence ATGTCAGAACCTGTTGCACCGGCGAGAAGCAGACACACCAAGGAGGAAAAAGTCACCCAAAAGACGTCAACTGACCCTCCTACATGGTTGATTGGGTACAATTTATTATCCGGATGTCTTTGGTCGtttgttttcctcaatGTGTTTGCCACATATCTCACCTTTGGCAACCTCTTGCAGACTTTTGAGTTGACCCATTATTGGACCACGGCCATCCAATGCTGCGCTATCATTGAAGTCATCAATGCGGCAACAGGCGTTGTCAAATCTCCTGTAATAACCACTGCTATGCAAGTTGCTTCTAGACTGTTGGTCGTTCTCGGCGTATGGACAGTGTTACCGGAAGCGTCGGGTAATACCTCCTATGCTTATTTAACTGTGCATTTTGCTTGGGGAGTTGCTGAAGTGGTCAGGTACTATTACTATGCAAACCATTTGATCTCCCAACAAAGGCAGGCTCCCGGTATTGCTCCGCCGCAAGTCCCAAAGTTCCTACTCTGGTTACGTTACAATGCgtttcttgttttgtaCCCAATGGGCATCTCCTCTGAGTGCTACATGGTGTATCGTGCCGTTGGCGCTGCACTGGCTCGTGGAACCTCGGGATTCACTGCCTATGCTTTGTTTCTATGTATTGTACTCATTGCCTATGTGCCAGGGACAGTTGTTCTTTTCTCCCACATGCTTCATCAACGTGCAAAACAGCAAAAGACACTGAAGACCAAAAAAGTGGACTCAAAGTCCGAATAG